One stretch of Tenacibaculum sp. MAR_2010_89 DNA includes these proteins:
- a CDS encoding SH3 domain-containing protein, whose protein sequence is MKILVKIYMLFMFSNVLAQEYYFINAENGLNVRSKSNSSSLKIAKIPFGVVVEKLFDTNKKITINDNGKPIEGSWIKIKYNNYIYLVSKEEKPFEKEGYVFDGYLKKVKNKNVINTSKISLTKFNVLKEKIEEIIHRPKKNGNLDSIKKILKNRVTWVTKFENENYKREDAIKSIKTQNGQKLILNQHSNDYGFSEGWSGYYPAYNILVLEGGHSSDKCFSIKTGETELTIGNPKYIISSPKNTYRLNGYFGGQECISYFFQKKVNGAFIYLSY, encoded by the coding sequence ATGAAAATATTGGTTAAAATATACATGCTGTTTATGTTTAGTAACGTATTAGCACAAGAGTATTATTTTATAAATGCTGAGAATGGTTTAAATGTTCGGTCTAAAAGTAATTCGTCATCATTAAAAATTGCTAAAATTCCATTTGGTGTTGTGGTAGAAAAGCTATTTGATACCAATAAAAAAATAACTATTAATGATAATGGTAAACCAATTGAAGGAAGTTGGATTAAAATAAAGTATAACAATTATATATATTTAGTTTCAAAAGAGGAGAAACCATTTGAAAAAGAGGGGTATGTATTTGATGGTTATTTGAAAAAGGTAAAAAATAAAAATGTAATTAATACGTCAAAGATTAGTCTAACAAAGTTTAATGTATTAAAAGAAAAAATAGAAGAAATAATACATAGGCCTAAAAAAAACGGAAATTTAGATTCAATTAAAAAGATATTAAAAAACCGTGTAACATGGGTAACTAAATTTGAAAATGAAAATTATAAAAGAGAAGATGCTATAAAAAGTATTAAAACTCAAAACGGACAAAAGCTTATACTAAATCAACATAGTAATGATTATGGTTTTTCAGAAGGATGGTCTGGATATTATCCAGCATATAATATTTTAGTTTTAGAAGGAGGGCATTCAAGTGATAAGTGTTTTTCAATTAAAACAGGAGAAACAGAATTAACGATTGGTAACCCTAAATATATAATTTCTTCACCCAAAAATACGTATCGTCTAAATGGTTATTTTGGAGGGCAAGAATGCATATCTTACTTTTTTCAAAAAAAAGTAAATGGAGCATTTATTTATTTATCTTACTGA
- a CDS encoding vancomycin high temperature exclusion protein yields the protein MKKKKIIGVLLVFIIPFMLVFVANYSIEKNAVNKTFTDSNEIKKNKVGLVLGTAKILNNGRINLYFKYRIQATVALYKKGKIDFVLVSGDNGNKNYDEPTDFKNELIKKGIPANRIFLDYAGFRTLDSVVRAKEIFGQTSVTIISQKFHNERAIFLAEKNGINAIGFNARDLTGKYGLKVRIREYFARTKAFLDIMFGVEPKFLGEKVEIK from the coding sequence ATGAAAAAGAAAAAAATAATAGGAGTACTACTGGTTTTTATAATTCCGTTTATGTTAGTGTTTGTAGCAAATTATTCTATAGAAAAAAATGCAGTAAACAAAACTTTTACTGATTCTAACGAAATAAAAAAGAATAAAGTAGGGCTTGTATTGGGGACTGCAAAAATTCTAAATAATGGTAGGATTAACCTATATTTTAAATATCGAATACAAGCAACGGTAGCGCTTTATAAAAAAGGGAAAATAGATTTTGTCTTGGTTAGTGGTGACAATGGAAATAAAAATTATGATGAACCAACCGATTTTAAAAATGAGCTTATAAAAAAAGGAATTCCAGCAAATAGAATATTTCTTGATTATGCTGGATTTCGAACTTTAGATTCTGTGGTAAGAGCAAAAGAAATTTTTGGGCAAACAAGTGTTACTATTATTTCTCAGAAGTTTCATAATGAACGCGCAATTTTTCTAGCAGAAAAAAATGGAATTAATGCTATAGGGTTTAATGCAAGGGATCTAACTGGAAAATATGGGTTAAAAGTTAGAATTAGAGAATACTTTGCAAGAACAAAAGCTTTTTTAGATATCATGTTTGGAGTAGAACCTAAATTTTTAGGGGAAAAAGTTGAAATAAAATGA
- a CDS encoding LytTR family DNA-binding domain-containing protein — translation MKALLVEDKAYIRKALRNLLQLIETDIEVIGECESVKEAVVVANACKPSLIFLDINLTDGTGFDFLEQTENLCFKVIFITAYEEYALQALKIGAVDYLLKPVDIEELQIAIQKVTSLPVAIQKQQIKTVKDVWNNEDSKLVLSLHDSFQVIDLNELLYCESDKGYTTFYCNNGKKHVVSKTLKEFEERLSKVSFTRPHQSFMVNLQFIDKYDKSGVIHLKNGKKIPVSSRKKDNFLNTFLDWNNK, via the coding sequence ATGAAAGCATTACTAGTAGAAGATAAAGCATATATTAGAAAAGCTTTACGTAATTTATTACAATTAATTGAAACGGATATTGAAGTTATAGGAGAATGTGAATCAGTAAAAGAAGCTGTTGTTGTAGCAAATGCATGCAAACCATCCCTTATTTTTTTAGATATCAACCTTACTGATGGTACGGGGTTTGATTTTTTAGAGCAAACAGAAAATTTATGTTTTAAAGTAATTTTTATTACTGCTTATGAAGAATATGCATTACAAGCTTTAAAAATTGGAGCAGTAGATTATTTATTAAAACCTGTTGATATTGAAGAACTACAAATAGCAATACAAAAAGTTACTAGTTTACCTGTAGCAATACAAAAACAACAAATAAAAACTGTAAAAGACGTTTGGAATAATGAAGACTCTAAATTAGTATTATCTCTTCATGATAGTTTTCAAGTAATAGATTTAAACGAGTTGTTATATTGTGAATCTGATAAAGGATATACCACATTTTATTGTAATAATGGTAAAAAACACGTAGTTTCAAAAACTTTGAAAGAATTTGAAGAACGCCTTTCTAAAGTCAGTTTTACTCGCCCTCATCAATCATTCATGGTTAATTTACAGTTTATAGATAAGTATGACAAATCAGGTGTTATTCATTTAAAGAATGGAAAAAAAATACCTGTTTCTTCTCGAAAAAAAGATAACTTCTTAAATACTTTTTTAGACTGGAATAATAAATAA
- a CDS encoding tetratricopeptide repeat protein has translation MSPINKYILCLLSVLFFVGSMQAQNKKIDSLKKELKTYIKHDTVRVKILNHLAYYHYRNNPPQAITYAEQAGELADEIQSVKGKARSFYMKGIIYMEQADFKVAIENYEKATKLYNSINDIKSIAGCKNALGVLYNYKGNSTLALKYYKEALAIDEKLSVKRNIPNYLYNIGDIYSDNGEYEKALVNFKKALTIFTKNNNEYGILSCWNAMAIVYIEQGNYPLSLRYHNKSLDVAEKAKDSIGIFQSFSNIGNLYRKQELYDKALSFYNKALTIHQANYNTRNIVAIKNNIGSIYINKKEFTKSIVYFKESVNISRKIKNNQDLAISLINLGYAYIEIKENSKALVYFQEANEITKISQKKYDLIGSYLGIVNAYFNLNKYNLALVKAEKAVELANKYKLLKHQRDAYKFLANINYKLGNHEKAFISSQKFKIANDSLFNKKNIEKITQLEYEYKYKNELASAEKRELRLTKTVNTKSRSLERTQRNLLLGVIAFLITTLVLGSIIFFLKLRNEKSKTQNIVIEQKLLRSQMTPHFIFNSLSVLQGMILNKEEKTSVSYLSKFSKLLRITLENSRDKIVLLSQELIAIENYLALQNLENDSYEYTISVADVIDTSLFKIPPMLIQPFVENAIEHAFVDKKEDRNLKVHLDYSNKELICTIIDNGIGILAENEKKEKNKKSLSTTITSERLKILAKDFKMKGSLVIEDRQKYNAHGTIVTLSIPYIKADV, from the coding sequence ATGAGCCCTATAAATAAATATATTCTTTGTCTGTTAAGCGTTTTGTTTTTTGTAGGAAGTATGCAAGCTCAAAATAAAAAGATAGATAGTTTAAAAAAAGAGTTAAAAACATATATAAAGCATGACACTGTTCGTGTAAAAATACTTAACCATTTAGCCTATTACCATTATAGAAATAATCCACCTCAAGCAATAACTTATGCTGAACAAGCTGGAGAATTAGCAGATGAAATACAATCTGTAAAAGGAAAAGCAAGAAGCTTTTATATGAAAGGGATTATTTATATGGAACAAGCTGATTTTAAAGTAGCTATTGAAAATTATGAAAAAGCAACAAAACTTTATAATTCAATAAACGATATAAAAAGTATAGCAGGCTGTAAAAATGCTTTGGGCGTTTTATACAATTATAAAGGGAACTCCACACTTGCTTTAAAGTATTATAAAGAAGCATTAGCAATAGATGAAAAGCTAAGTGTAAAAAGAAATATACCTAATTATCTTTATAATATAGGGGATATTTATTCGGATAATGGAGAGTATGAAAAAGCCTTAGTTAACTTTAAGAAGGCTTTAACTATTTTTACTAAAAATAATAATGAATATGGAATACTTAGTTGTTGGAATGCGATGGCTATAGTGTATATTGAACAGGGGAATTATCCTTTGTCTTTAAGGTATCATAATAAATCATTAGATGTAGCTGAAAAAGCTAAAGATTCTATAGGTATTTTTCAATCGTTTAGTAATATTGGAAACTTATATAGAAAACAAGAACTTTATGACAAAGCATTGAGTTTTTATAATAAGGCCTTAACTATTCATCAAGCTAATTATAATACTAGAAATATAGTAGCAATTAAAAACAATATTGGAAGTATATATATTAATAAGAAAGAATTTACTAAATCAATTGTATACTTTAAGGAGTCCGTTAATATTAGTAGAAAAATTAAAAATAATCAAGATCTAGCAATTAGTCTTATAAATCTTGGTTATGCTTATATCGAAATTAAAGAAAATTCTAAGGCTTTGGTATATTTTCAAGAAGCAAATGAAATAACTAAAATTAGCCAAAAGAAATACGATTTGATAGGTTCTTATTTAGGAATTGTAAATGCGTATTTTAACCTAAACAAATATAATTTAGCCTTGGTTAAGGCAGAAAAAGCTGTAGAGCTAGCAAATAAGTATAAACTTTTAAAGCATCAACGAGATGCATATAAATTTCTCGCTAATATAAACTATAAATTAGGGAACCATGAAAAAGCATTTATAAGCTCTCAAAAATTTAAAATAGCAAATGATAGTCTTTTCAATAAAAAAAATATAGAGAAAATAACTCAGTTAGAGTATGAATATAAGTATAAAAATGAATTAGCATCAGCTGAAAAAAGAGAGTTAAGGTTAACAAAAACAGTAAATACAAAGTCTCGAAGTTTAGAAAGAACACAGCGTAATTTATTATTGGGAGTTATCGCTTTTTTAATAACGACGTTAGTTTTAGGAAGTATAATTTTCTTTTTAAAGTTAAGAAATGAGAAATCTAAAACTCAAAATATTGTTATAGAACAGAAATTACTTCGTTCACAAATGACACCGCACTTCATTTTTAATTCACTTTCAGTATTACAGGGAATGATATTAAATAAAGAAGAAAAAACATCGGTATCTTATTTGTCAAAATTTTCAAAATTACTTCGTATTACGTTGGAAAATTCAAGAGATAAAATAGTTTTACTTTCTCAAGAACTGATTGCAATAGAAAACTATTTAGCACTTCAAAACTTAGAGAATGATTCATATGAATATACAATTTCAGTAGCAGATGTTATAGATACTTCATTATTTAAAATTCCACCTATGCTTATTCAACCATTTGTTGAAAATGCTATAGAACATGCATTTGTAGATAAAAAAGAAGATAGAAACTTAAAGGTTCATCTAGATTACTCAAATAAAGAATTAATTTGTACTATTATAGATAATGGTATTGGTATTCTTGCCGAAAATGAAAAGAAAGAGAAAAATAAAAAATCATTGTCTACCACTATAACATCTGAAAGATTAAAAATTTTAGCAAAAGATTTTAAAATGAAAGGCTCCTTAGTTATTGAAGATAGACAAAAATACAATGCCCATGGCACTATAGTTACTTTATCAATTCCTTATATAAAAGCAGACGTTTAA
- a CDS encoding CPBP family intramembrane glutamic endopeptidase, with the protein MKLLFKKYPTGAKFVVAIIFFIAALFVSTLINKGFIKQCIPYGAPLLLVLATWVLYKIEGKSLKEIGLNFNIKNIGFLFLGILIGILVFLGAKYLRGLYVGEVFEVSTSINFEVILFAFYFILPQVATEELLFRGYLFKKTIEVSNVAVTNIIFSILFMLIHVVDEDVLQNKGMIVMLIITIPVGHLLFATALLRSKSMFFPIGLHLGNNWATRHLISNTNSSKSILFIPDIITFETWTPFIFTLVLFNGIYVFLILVIWKWDKIIKLLKILIYKKKASLFKN; encoded by the coding sequence ATGAAACTATTATTTAAAAAGTATCCAACAGGGGCTAAATTTGTTGTAGCGATTATATTTTTTATTGCTGCATTATTTGTAAGTACATTAATTAATAAAGGTTTTATAAAACAGTGTATACCGTATGGGGCACCTTTGTTATTAGTTTTAGCGACTTGGGTTTTATATAAAATAGAAGGGAAGTCTCTAAAAGAGATTGGACTTAATTTTAATATTAAAAATATAGGATTCTTATTTCTAGGGATTTTAATAGGGATATTGGTTTTCTTAGGAGCAAAATATTTAAGAGGATTATATGTTGGTGAAGTATTTGAGGTTTCAACATCAATTAATTTTGAAGTAATATTGTTTGCATTCTATTTTATATTACCACAAGTAGCAACTGAAGAACTTTTATTTAGAGGCTATTTGTTTAAGAAAACAATAGAAGTATCTAATGTAGCTGTTACTAATATTATTTTTTCAATCTTATTTATGCTCATACATGTTGTTGATGAAGATGTATTACAAAATAAAGGAATGATAGTTATGCTTATTATTACAATTCCAGTTGGACATTTATTGTTTGCTACTGCCTTATTAAGATCAAAATCGATGTTTTTTCCAATCGGACTTCATTTAGGGAATAATTGGGCAACTAGACATTTAATTTCTAATACTAACTCGAGTAAAAGTATTTTATTTATTCCAGATATAATAACTTTTGAAACTTGGACTCCATTTATTTTTACACTTGTATTGTTTAATGGTATATACGTATTTCTAATATTGGTTATTTGGAAATGGGATAAAATAATAAAACTATTGAAGATATTGATTTACAAAAAGAAAGCTAGTTTATTTAAAAACTAG
- a CDS encoding CPBP family intramembrane glutamic endopeptidase: protein MLGLLVIIVVSWGLLHLILNKNIESIGIVPSGKRTIQFVIGMVFIMIITLLNIYIETIVLDIDWKLQYSINYHSILNAFVYHLRSALTEDLVFRGAILYILINKLSVNWGLLISALCFGIYHVFSYGLTEAKIIPILYVILITGFTGYVWAYTFHKTRSIMLGLGFHLGINLLNTFFFESQPYGELIFKTISKIQLNDWSWLGFNLFKGLFPSVITLFTVKLSLSYDLNLFKTKQSIISNETII from the coding sequence ATGTTAGGATTATTAGTAATAATAGTAGTCTCTTGGGGACTTCTACACCTTATTCTGAATAAGAACATTGAATCGATAGGTATTGTGCCTAGTGGTAAGCGAACCATTCAGTTTGTAATTGGTATGGTATTTATTATGATCATTACTTTATTGAATATCTATATAGAAACTATTGTTTTGGATATAGATTGGAAATTACAATATAGTATTAACTACCACTCAATTCTTAATGCATTTGTTTACCATCTCAGGTCAGCATTAACAGAAGATTTGGTATTTAGAGGAGCAATACTTTACATCTTAATTAATAAGTTAAGTGTTAATTGGGGACTTTTAATTTCTGCTTTGTGCTTCGGTATTTACCATGTATTCTCTTATGGTTTAACAGAAGCAAAAATTATCCCAATACTATACGTTATTCTGATAACTGGATTTACGGGCTATGTTTGGGCATACACGTTTCATAAAACAAGATCTATTATGTTAGGTTTAGGGTTTCATTTAGGTATAAACCTATTGAATACATTTTTCTTTGAGTCACAACCTTATGGAGAATTGATCTTTAAAACAATAAGTAAAATACAATTAAACGATTGGAGTTGGTTAGGTTTTAACCTTTTCAAAGGTTTATTTCCTTCAGTTATAACTTTGTTTACTGTGAAATTATCATTGAGTTATGATTTAAATTTATTCAAAACAAAACAATCAATAATAAGCAATGAAACTATTATTTAA
- a CDS encoding helix-turn-helix domain-containing protein has protein sequence MKTKSISENLIYQRKLKGFTQEELSDKTTVGIRTIQRIEKGDVQPHLQTIKLLASGLSVEVDDLLVLDNPKEETIKRKWMLLLHASPFFGLIFPFGNILFPLFTWISKAEDNKTYDEHGRAVINFHCTINLLIIISLLLFFPFPGVNFFGTGAVFLFGIIFSFKNTMSALDSETCYYPLSIPFLKPKLA, from the coding sequence ATGAAAACAAAATCAATTAGCGAAAATTTAATATATCAACGAAAGTTAAAAGGGTTTACACAAGAAGAACTTTCGGACAAAACAACAGTTGGTATAAGAACAATACAACGTATAGAGAAAGGTGATGTTCAACCACATTTACAAACTATAAAATTATTAGCTAGTGGATTAAGTGTTGAGGTTGATGATTTATTAGTTCTTGATAATCCAAAAGAAGAAACAATAAAGCGTAAATGGATGCTGTTGTTACACGCATCACCTTTTTTTGGCTTAATTTTTCCATTTGGAAATATTTTGTTTCCATTGTTTACTTGGATAAGTAAGGCAGAAGATAATAAAACATATGATGAACATGGTAGAGCTGTTATTAATTTTCACTGCACAATAAATTTGCTAATAATTATATCGCTGCTACTATTTTTTCCTTTTCCTGGGGTAAACTTTTTTGGTACTGGTGCAGTATTTCTTTTTGGTATAATATTTAGTTTCAAAAATACAATGTCTGCATTAGATTCTGAGACTTGCTATTACCCTCTTTCAATTCCTTTTTTAAAGCCAAAACTGGCTTAG
- a CDS encoding RDD family protein, producing the protein MKLIKENNKEEAISNSDDRSENFIIDFWLSSLLSYLFILLFDKGILISILLYYLVRFSYYFLFEFFYLRTPGKFKTQNKVVNEKGGKPSFFQLMIRNLSRFFSLVSFVSDSEKTIHDEVSKTLVIKNIKLKKIEFKRMSIFLFYLLSFCYWVYILLIL; encoded by the coding sequence ATGAAATTAATAAAAGAAAATAATAAAGAGGAGGCTATTTCAAATAGTGATGATAGATCCGAAAATTTTATAATTGATTTTTGGTTGTCGTCACTTTTAAGTTACTTATTTATTTTGTTATTTGATAAAGGTATTTTGATATCTATCTTACTTTACTATTTAGTAAGATTTAGTTATTATTTTTTATTTGAATTTTTTTATTTAAGAACACCGGGTAAGTTTAAAACTCAAAATAAGGTGGTTAATGAAAAAGGAGGTAAGCCAAGCTTCTTTCAATTAATGATAAGGAATTTAAGTAGGTTTTTTAGCTTGGTTTCTTTCGTTAGTGATAGTGAAAAGACAATACACGATGAAGTTTCAAAAACGTTAGTCATAAAAAATATAAAGCTTAAAAAAATTGAATTTAAGAGAATGTCAATTTTTCTTTTCTATTTATTGTCTTTTTGTTATTGGGTTTATATTTTGTTGATTTTGTGA
- a CDS encoding metallophosphoesterase, with translation MLKTYVYFVILLVSLSKVYGQKAITSEGSYKNEKLKLNDGPYIFIKKKQLIEKKIIENQVFTKVLKKNSYDTIFLPNKSEFKNIRKIAALSDIHGKYELAIKLLKANKIIDKKLNWKFGKGHLVIVGDIFDRGNKVNEMLLLIYKLEQQADKRGGKVHFLLGNHEYMVLHKDLRYINKKYQKTSDLLGLKYNELYNNRTVIGRWLRSKSTIIKINNNVFVHGGISKDFISQNDFNLEEINSLMRKSIDRSKKEMKSTDFYKVYYGKKSLIWYRGYFNDNLQDKQITNILESINSDHIIVGHCSNKEVVSLYDNKIFGVDSSIKKGKYGEILFIKNNKYYRGTLEGEKKCFEKKVRSKTSQK, from the coding sequence ATGCTTAAAACCTATGTGTACTTTGTAATCCTTCTTGTTAGTTTATCAAAAGTTTATGGTCAAAAAGCGATAACTTCTGAAGGCAGTTATAAAAATGAAAAACTTAAATTAAATGATGGCCCCTATATTTTTATTAAAAAAAAACAGTTAATAGAAAAAAAAATAATAGAGAATCAGGTTTTTACAAAAGTGTTAAAGAAGAATTCTTATGACACAATATTCTTACCAAATAAATCAGAATTTAAAAATATTAGAAAAATTGCTGCATTAAGTGATATTCATGGAAAGTATGAACTAGCTATTAAGTTATTAAAAGCAAATAAAATAATAGATAAGAAATTAAATTGGAAGTTTGGTAAAGGTCATTTGGTAATTGTAGGCGATATTTTTGATAGGGGAAATAAGGTAAATGAAATGCTTCTTTTAATTTATAAACTAGAGCAACAAGCAGATAAAAGAGGAGGTAAAGTACATTTTTTATTAGGAAATCATGAATATATGGTTCTTCATAAAGATTTGAGATATATTAATAAAAAATATCAAAAAACATCTGATTTGCTTGGTTTAAAGTATAATGAATTGTACAATAATAGAACAGTTATTGGAAGATGGCTAAGGTCAAAGTCTACTATTATTAAAATTAATAATAATGTATTTGTTCATGGAGGTATTTCAAAAGATTTTATATCTCAAAATGATTTTAATCTTGAAGAGATAAATAGTTTAATGAGGAAATCAATTGATAGGAGTAAAAAAGAGATGAAAAGTACTGATTTTTATAAAGTATACTATGGTAAGAAAAGTTTAATATGGTATCGTGGGTATTTTAATGATAATTTACAAGACAAACAGATTACTAATATATTAGAATCAATAAATTCAGATCATATTATAGTAGGTCATTGTTCTAATAAAGAAGTGGTAAGTTTATATGATAATAAAATTTTTGGTGTAGATTCAAGTATAAAAAAAGGAAAATATGGAGAAATTTTATTTATAAAAAACAATAAATATTATAGAGGAACTTTAGAAGGGGAAAAAAAATGTTTTGAAAAAAAGGTTAGATCTAAAACCAGTCAAAAATAA
- a CDS encoding HIT family protein, whose amino-acid sequence MSNCIFCDIVNGKAPAFKIWENEEHLAFLSIFPNTEGFTVVATKKHLSSYCFDLKDEELSKLIIAAKQVGKLLDEKLDDVGRTGLIMEGFGVDHTHVKLFPMHGTSDLKTWKPFLSKQVKYFEKYEGYISSHDCDRASDEKLTEVVNKIIN is encoded by the coding sequence ATGAGTAATTGCATTTTTTGTGATATAGTTAATGGAAAAGCACCTGCTTTTAAAATTTGGGAAAATGAAGAGCATTTGGCATTTCTCTCAATTTTCCCAAATACAGAAGGTTTTACAGTTGTAGCAACGAAAAAACACTTAAGTAGTTATTGTTTTGATTTAAAGGATGAAGAATTATCAAAATTAATAATCGCTGCAAAACAAGTGGGAAAACTATTAGATGAGAAATTAGATGATGTGGGTAGAACAGGACTGATAATGGAAGGATTTGGAGTTGATCATACCCATGTTAAACTGTTCCCGATGCATGGTACTTCAGACTTGAAAACTTGGAAGCCTTTTTTATCAAAACAGGTAAAATACTTTGAGAAGTATGAAGGTTATATCTCATCGCATGATTGTGATAGAGCAAGTGATGAAAAATTAACGGAAGTTGTTAATAAAATAATTAATTAA